The following are from one region of the Stigmatella ashevillena genome:
- a CDS encoding transglutaminase domain-containing protein, with protein sequence MPQGPEDSLSYLFSWRGVPVGRVTLRRSAGQFTYVSRHLHTRGGQVGERKQEVTLALSADGTVEGTGSVPQALWLWRGPPRLGCVTGREELTGREGVHCLTASKGREAEGTLLGVPFRARYDAQGWLEVLEVGESRFTRAAPGEKVRPPPELFAQGVPVQGRAGALAFEPAWPVPERLPGMTEWEPGAARALAARVHAAFPEKGPGAADWRAGGEGEAGGCLAHALRFAAEAQAQGHRVALVHGLLVLEGGAARPHAWVRVALVGGGLLELDPTSLDAVRAETHLALALVDPRGAPVEAGERWLELLRGTHRVVRVP encoded by the coding sequence ATGCCCCAGGGGCCAGAGGACTCATTGAGTTACCTCTTCTCGTGGCGCGGGGTGCCGGTAGGCCGGGTGACGTTGAGGCGGTCCGCCGGGCAATTCACCTATGTCTCGCGCCACCTGCACACGCGTGGGGGACAGGTGGGGGAGCGCAAACAGGAGGTGACGCTGGCGCTGAGCGCGGACGGGACGGTGGAGGGGACGGGCAGCGTGCCCCAGGCGCTCTGGTTGTGGCGAGGGCCGCCTCGCCTGGGGTGTGTGACGGGCCGGGAGGAGCTGACGGGCCGGGAGGGAGTGCATTGCCTGACTGCTTCGAAGGGGCGTGAGGCGGAGGGCACGTTGCTGGGGGTACCCTTCCGGGCGCGCTACGACGCGCAGGGGTGGCTCGAGGTGCTGGAGGTGGGCGAGTCCCGTTTCACGCGGGCGGCCCCTGGGGAGAAGGTGCGTCCTCCGCCAGAGCTCTTCGCCCAAGGCGTGCCCGTGCAAGGGCGCGCGGGGGCGCTGGCCTTCGAGCCCGCGTGGCCGGTGCCAGAGCGGCTGCCGGGAATGACGGAGTGGGAGCCTGGCGCAGCCCGGGCCCTGGCCGCGCGGGTGCATGCGGCCTTTCCGGAGAAGGGGCCGGGCGCGGCGGACTGGCGCGCGGGCGGAGAGGGCGAGGCGGGGGGATGTCTGGCCCACGCGCTGCGCTTCGCGGCAGAGGCGCAGGCGCAGGGGCACCGGGTGGCGCTGGTGCATGGCCTGCTGGTGTTGGAGGGCGGGGCGGCGAGGCCGCATGCCTGGGTGCGCGTGGCGCTCGTGGGTGGGGGGCTGCTGGAGTTGGATCCCACCTCGCTGGACGCGGTGCGCGCCGAGACGCACCTGGCGCTGGCGCTGGTGGATCCGCGAGGCGCCCCGGTGGAGGCGGGCGAGCGATGGCTGGAGTTGCTGCGGGGCACGCACCGGGTGGTGCGGGTTCCCTGA